Proteins from a single region of Cyanobium sp. Tous-M-B4:
- a CDS encoding PIN domain nuclease: MTLLLDTSLWIDFTRARSPAPLKQFIAPFVLDPEAHLAEPVRFEMLRSARPDETHQLTAQFATLPTLSTPADLWQRAIDLGQACRQIGQTVLSLDLLVAAVALHHNALLVSFDADFETIASVSELRLQRLERPA; this comes from the coding sequence ATGACCCTGCTGCTCGACACCAGCCTGTGGATCGACTTCACCCGTGCCAGGAGCCCGGCCCCCCTCAAACAGTTCATCGCGCCCTTCGTGCTCGACCCTGAGGCCCACCTGGCGGAACCGGTGCGTTTTGAGATGCTGCGTTCAGCCCGTCCAGACGAAACCCACCAACTGACAGCCCAGTTCGCCACCCTGCCCACGCTCTCCACCCCTGCAGATCTGTGGCAGCGGGCGATCGACCTGGGCCAGGCCTGCCGCCAGATCGGTCAGACGGTTCTCAGCCTCGACCTCCTGGTGGCCGCCGTGGCTCTGCACCACAACGCATTGCTGGTGAGTTTCGACGCCGACTTTGAGACCATCGCCTCGGTGAGTGAGCTGCGCCTGCAACGCCTTGAACGCCCTGCCTGA